One Gloeothece verrucosa PCC 7822 DNA window includes the following coding sequences:
- a CDS encoding J domain-containing protein, with amino-acid sequence MTIYLYYEILGLEPLASPEEVKAAYRQLVKIWHPDCFPNDPQRQKEAEIKFKQILEAYEALKDYEPGSPETKFHRGMTTKKTEPETFYQRGIEYIQQEKYQEAINAFSQAIRFNPNYLEAYQSRAFILSKLGFDRRAEADFQKVAILKLKKKIDPNFSDQTSASKTDATDFVNDTSANSSPSSEPEQTVSQRPSGCSAFPRWVLQETVIGHSQVVSSVAFSKDGLLFATGRIGGVIGWLIRGGRI; translated from the coding sequence ATGACTATATATCTGTACTATGAGATTCTGGGACTTGAACCATTAGCCTCCCCCGAAGAAGTGAAAGCGGCTTACCGTCAGTTAGTTAAAATTTGGCATCCCGACTGTTTCCCGAATGATCCTCAACGGCAAAAAGAAGCCGAGATAAAATTTAAACAAATTTTAGAAGCTTATGAGGCGTTAAAAGACTATGAACCGGGTTCTCCTGAGACAAAGTTCCATCGGGGAATGACCACTAAAAAAACTGAGCCTGAAACTTTTTATCAACGGGGGATAGAATATATTCAACAGGAAAAGTATCAAGAGGCAATTAACGCATTTTCTCAGGCCATTCGTTTTAACCCGAATTATCTTGAAGCCTATCAATCTCGTGCTTTTATTTTATCTAAACTGGGTTTTGATCGGCGAGCAGAAGCCGATTTTCAAAAAGTTGCTATCCTTAAGTTGAAAAAAAAAATTGACCCTAATTTTTCTGATCAAACCTCTGCATCTAAAACTGACGCAACTGATTTTGTTAATGACACTTCTGCAAATTCTTCTCCATCTTCTGAACCTGAACAAACAGTATCTCAAAGGCCATCGGGTTGTTCTGCTTTTCCTAGATGGGTTCTTCAAGAGACTGTGATCGGTCATTCGCAGGTTGTTTCATCTGTCGCTTTTAGTAAGGATGGTCTGCTTTTTGCCACAGGTAGAATAGGCGGCGTTATTGGTTGGTTAATTAGAGGCGGGAGAATTTAA
- a CDS encoding aldo/keto reductase, which yields MQTTALGKNGPSVTALGIGTWAWGDQLFWNYGKTFNSADVEAAFTATVEAGITFFDTAEVYGLGESESLLGRFIKKIHRPIDIATKYGPAPWRFGADAVHDALTNSLKRLQLDKITLYQVHWPFTFLMSQETLLNALASEVERGRISCIGVSNYSSEQMAYAHQILAKRGIPLAVNQVQYSLLYRKIETQGITATAQELGVTILAYSPLAQGLLTGKYSPEKSITPDGARRLDSRFSVKGLEKIVPLLNLLRELGNQYNKTPAQVALNWLIAQGNVIPIPGAKNAQQAAQNAGALGWSLTRDQVSQLELVSRPWL from the coding sequence ATGCAAACTACCGCCCTAGGAAAAAATGGCCCCTCTGTGACTGCCCTTGGTATTGGGACATGGGCATGGGGAGATCAACTGTTTTGGAACTATGGAAAAACCTTCAATTCGGCTGATGTAGAAGCGGCTTTTACGGCAACAGTAGAAGCCGGAATTACCTTTTTTGATACAGCCGAAGTATATGGGTTAGGAGAATCCGAATCACTACTAGGACGGTTTATCAAAAAAATCCACCGTCCGATAGATATTGCTACTAAATACGGCCCTGCCCCTTGGCGTTTTGGAGCCGATGCTGTTCATGATGCCCTGACAAATAGTCTCAAACGTTTACAACTCGATAAAATTACTTTATATCAAGTTCATTGGCCATTTACTTTCTTGATGAGTCAAGAAACTTTGCTCAACGCCCTTGCTTCGGAAGTAGAACGAGGTAGAATAAGCTGTATTGGGGTTAGTAATTATTCGAGTGAGCAAATGGCCTATGCTCATCAAATATTGGCAAAACGGGGCATTCCTTTGGCTGTTAATCAGGTGCAATATTCTCTGCTATATCGGAAAATAGAAACACAGGGAATTACGGCCACGGCTCAAGAATTAGGGGTAACGATTCTAGCTTATAGTCCTCTAGCCCAAGGATTATTAACGGGTAAATATAGCCCAGAAAAATCGATAACTCCTGATGGAGCGCGTCGCCTTGACTCTCGTTTTAGTGTTAAAGGATTAGAAAAAATTGTCCCCCTGTTAAACCTTTTGCGTGAGCTAGGAAACCAATATAACAAGACACCGGCTCAAGTCGCCCTCAATTGGTTAATCGCTCAAGGAAATGTCATTCCTATCCCAGGGGCAAAAAATGCCCAACAGGCAGCCCAAAACGCGGGAGCGCTCGGATGGAGTCTCACTCGAGATCAAGTTAGCCAGTTAGAACTTGTAAGCCGCCCTTGGTTATAA
- a CDS encoding NAD(+) kinase yields MELKQVIIAHKAGDPQSKIWAETCAKQLEARQCKVLMGPSGYKDNPYPVFLASTTSNIDLAVILGGDGTVLAAARHLASQGIPILAVNVGGHLGFLTEPFEKFTNSEQVWDRLLNDHYALERRMMLEACLYEGDRLSPMAVSDHFYCLNEMCVKPASIDRMPTSFLEMEVDGEIVDQYQGDGLLVATPTGSTCYTASANGPIIHPGMEAIAVTPICPLSLSSRPIVIPPASVVNIWPLGDYELNTKLWTDGVLASSIWPGQWVGVRKADFNANFIILRESYSFYQTIREKLQWAGTRIHYDNNHRQ; encoded by the coding sequence GTGGAATTAAAACAAGTTATTATCGCTCATAAAGCCGGTGATCCTCAGAGTAAAATCTGGGCAGAAACCTGTGCTAAACAGTTGGAAGCCCGGCAATGTAAAGTCTTAATGGGGCCGAGTGGTTATAAAGACAACCCTTATCCCGTTTTTTTGGCTTCTACTACCTCAAATATTGACTTAGCGGTTATTCTTGGGGGTGATGGGACTGTCCTAGCCGCCGCACGACATCTCGCCTCCCAAGGCATTCCTATCTTAGCGGTTAATGTGGGAGGACATTTAGGGTTTCTCACTGAACCCTTTGAAAAGTTTACTAATAGCGAACAAGTATGGGATCGCTTACTAAACGATCACTATGCGCTAGAACGACGCATGATGCTAGAAGCTTGTCTGTACGAGGGGGACCGTCTCTCTCCTATGGCGGTGAGCGATCACTTTTATTGCCTCAATGAAATGTGTGTCAAACCGGCCAGTATTGATCGAATGCCTACCAGTTTTTTAGAAATGGAGGTAGATGGGGAAATTGTGGATCAATATCAGGGGGATGGCTTACTGGTGGCTACTCCTACCGGTTCAACCTGCTATACAGCCTCGGCTAATGGCCCCATTATTCATCCAGGGATGGAAGCGATCGCTGTTACCCCCATCTGTCCTTTAAGTCTTTCGAGTCGCCCTATTGTGATACCCCCAGCTTCAGTGGTCAATATCTGGCCTTTAGGAGATTACGAACTCAATACCAAACTTTGGACTGATGGGGTTTTAGCTTCTTCTATTTGGCCCGGACAATGGGTAGGAGTCAGAAAAGCTGATTTTAATGCTAATTTTATTATTTTGCGGGAAAGTTACTCTTTTTATCAGACAATTCGAGAAAAGTTGCAGTGGGCAGGAACCCGGATTCATTATGATAACAATCACCGTCAGTAG
- a CDS encoding AAA-like domain-containing protein, protein MITMSKEQEPRRRRKRGVILTKQGLKKLLQAKAQAEERENGGYRYTLETLSDRTGLAVDTLMKVFACEMGVDKKTLKDCFKAFNLVLETGDFYRREPEIEAGQTWQLLHEGPELPEGQVPLHSDFYVERSPIESECYKAILQPGALIRIKAPRRMGKTSLMMRILTQAARQRYNTVALSLQLADSNLLQNLDKFLQWFCANVTLGLQLPNKLSDYWDDMFGSKISCKIYFEEYLLAKTNPPIILALDDVDRLFQYRDLADDFFGLLRAWHEEAKNREIWQKLRLIVAHSTEVYIPLNVNQSPFNVGLPIELPTLTAEQVFNLAHKHQLDWSMEQAEKFCSFVGGNPYLIRLAMYHIWHEDTTLEELLTDSPMSDDNIYRHHLTRQLWNLQQQNEGLEQGLAKVVLSSKPIELDLIQAFQLQSLGLVRFQSKGNTVSSSCQLYTQYFQAYFEAKNNL, encoded by the coding sequence ATGATAACCATGAGCAAGGAACAAGAACCAAGACGGCGACGCAAAAGAGGTGTAATCCTTACCAAACAAGGATTAAAAAAACTACTACAAGCTAAAGCACAAGCTGAAGAACGAGAAAATGGTGGCTATCGATATACTCTGGAAACTTTAAGTGATCGTACAGGTTTAGCTGTTGATACATTAATGAAAGTTTTTGCTTGTGAGATGGGAGTGGATAAAAAAACCCTTAAAGACTGCTTTAAAGCTTTTAATTTGGTACTAGAAACCGGTGATTTTTATCGCCGAGAACCTGAGATAGAAGCCGGACAAACCTGGCAATTGCTTCATGAAGGCCCGGAATTACCTGAAGGGCAAGTGCCTCTCCATTCAGATTTTTATGTTGAACGTTCCCCCATTGAGTCTGAATGTTATAAAGCCATTCTTCAACCCGGAGCTTTAATTCGCATCAAAGCCCCAAGACGGATGGGAAAAACTTCCCTAATGATGAGAATTCTTACTCAAGCAGCCCGGCAAAGATATAATACAGTTGCCTTAAGCTTACAGTTAGCCGATAGTAATCTCTTACAGAATTTAGATAAATTTTTACAATGGTTTTGTGCTAATGTGACTTTGGGGCTACAATTACCTAATAAATTATCTGACTATTGGGATGATATGTTTGGCAGCAAAATTAGCTGTAAAATTTATTTTGAGGAGTATTTGCTGGCTAAGACTAATCCCCCTATTATTTTAGCATTAGATGATGTGGATCGGCTCTTTCAATATAGAGATTTAGCGGATGATTTTTTTGGGTTATTACGGGCCTGGCATGAAGAAGCTAAAAATCGCGAAATCTGGCAAAAATTACGGTTAATTGTCGCTCATTCCACTGAAGTGTATATTCCCCTCAATGTTAATCAATCTCCCTTTAATGTCGGTTTACCCATTGAATTACCAACTTTAACGGCTGAACAAGTCTTCAATTTAGCCCATAAACATCAACTCGATTGGTCGATGGAACAGGCGGAAAAATTCTGCTCTTTTGTGGGCGGAAATCCTTATTTAATTCGCCTTGCTATGTATCATATTTGGCATGAAGATACAACTTTAGAAGAATTATTGACGGATTCTCCTATGTCCGATGATAATATTTATCGCCATCATTTGACCAGACAACTTTGGAATTTACAACAGCAAAATGAAGGGCTAGAACAAGGCTTGGCTAAGGTTGTCCTATCCTCTAAACCTATAGAATTAGATTTAATACAAGCCTTTCAGTTACAAAGTTTAGGATTAGTTCGTTTTCAATCTAAAGGCAATACCGTTAGCTCAAGTTGTCAATTATATACTCAATATTTTCAAGCCTATTTTGAAGCTAAAAATAACCTTTAA
- the recA gene encoding recombinase RecA — translation MATITNNPDKEKALNLVLNQIERSFGKGSIMRLGDAARMRVETIPSGALTLDLALGGGLPKGRVIEIYGPESSGKTTLALHALAEVQKAGGVAAFVDAEHALDPTYAEALGVDIHNLLVAQPDTGESALEIVDQLVRSAAVDIVVVDSVAALVPRAEIEGEMGDNQVGLQARLMSKALRKIAGNIGKSGCVVIFLNQLRQKIGVTYGSPEVTTGGTALKFYASVRLDIRRIQTLKKGSEGEYGIRAKVKVAKNKVAPPFRIAEFDIIFGKGISQMGCMIDMAEHTDVITRKGAWYSYNGDNIAQGRDNAVKYLEENPDTAVIIEKQVREKLDIASLSFAGSTSEDEEEFEPVEAEE, via the coding sequence ATGGCTACCATTACCAACAATCCTGATAAAGAAAAAGCTTTAAACTTAGTCCTTAATCAAATAGAGCGCAGCTTCGGGAAAGGATCGATCATGCGCTTAGGGGATGCGGCGCGGATGCGAGTCGAAACCATCCCGAGTGGTGCTTTAACCTTAGATTTAGCCTTGGGAGGCGGCTTACCTAAAGGTCGTGTGATTGAAATCTACGGGCCTGAAAGTTCAGGGAAAACCACCTTGGCCCTTCATGCGCTCGCCGAAGTGCAAAAAGCTGGCGGAGTAGCCGCTTTCGTGGATGCAGAACACGCTTTAGACCCAACCTATGCTGAAGCATTAGGCGTTGACATTCACAACCTTCTAGTGGCACAACCGGATACAGGGGAATCAGCCCTAGAAATAGTCGATCAATTAGTGAGATCGGCGGCGGTAGATATAGTAGTGGTAGACTCTGTAGCCGCCCTAGTGCCTCGGGCTGAAATAGAAGGAGAAATGGGGGATAATCAGGTGGGCCTACAGGCTCGACTGATGAGTAAAGCCCTGAGAAAAATTGCTGGTAATATTGGTAAATCTGGCTGTGTAGTCATTTTCTTAAACCAATTGCGGCAAAAAATAGGTGTTACCTATGGCAGTCCAGAAGTAACCACAGGCGGAACGGCTTTAAAATTTTATGCCTCGGTGCGCTTAGACATTCGTCGCATTCAAACCCTCAAAAAAGGCAGTGAGGGAGAATATGGAATTCGCGCTAAGGTAAAAGTGGCTAAAAATAAAGTAGCGCCTCCCTTTAGAATTGCTGAGTTTGATATTATTTTTGGCAAGGGGATCTCCCAGATGGGTTGCATGATAGACATGGCAGAACATACCGATGTCATCACCCGTAAAGGGGCATGGTATAGCTATAACGGCGATAATATTGCCCAAGGCCGAGATAATGCCGTTAAGTATTTAGAAGAAAACCCCGACACAGCAGTCATAATTGAAAAGCAAGTGCGGGAAAAACTTGATATTGCTTCTCTGTCTTTTGCAGGGTCTACCAGTGAAGACGAGGAAGAATTTGAGCCGGTTGAGGCTGAGGAATAA
- the sfsA gene encoding DNA/RNA nuclease SfsA: MSPAFIYQYPPLIPGILQRRYKRFLADIELASGEIITAHCQNTGPMIGVCTPGSRVYISESHNPTRKLAYSWEMIEVDQTWVGINTALPNQVIKLALKQNLFLELVGHYTQFRSEVPYGKDKKSRIDFLLSNEDTQSKIYLEVKNTTLAENQIAMFPDTVTTRGQKHLREMMALLPSSQAVMLYFINRSDCRGFQSGTRYDPDYAKLLRSAVDAGVKVLPCRFEVTPQGIRYLGLADFIY, encoded by the coding sequence ATGTCTCCTGCTTTTATTTATCAGTATCCCCCTCTTATTCCTGGAATATTACAGCGACGATATAAACGATTCTTGGCAGATATTGAATTAGCCTCTGGAGAAATTATTACAGCCCATTGCCAAAATACAGGTCCGATGATCGGGGTATGTACTCCCGGGAGTCGAGTCTATATCAGTGAAAGCCACAACCCGACCCGGAAATTAGCCTATAGTTGGGAGATGATCGAGGTAGATCAAACTTGGGTGGGAATTAATACGGCACTGCCTAATCAAGTCATTAAATTAGCTCTTAAACAAAATCTATTTTTAGAATTGGTAGGGCATTATACTCAATTTCGCTCGGAAGTCCCCTATGGTAAAGACAAGAAAAGCCGCATTGACTTTTTATTGAGTAATGAGGACACTCAATCTAAAATTTATTTAGAAGTGAAAAATACCACCCTAGCAGAAAACCAAATTGCTATGTTTCCTGATACAGTCACTACAAGGGGACAAAAACACCTGCGAGAAATGATGGCGTTGTTGCCCTCCTCTCAAGCCGTAATGTTGTATTTTATTAATCGTAGTGATTGTAGGGGCTTTCAGAGTGGCACTCGCTACGATCCCGACTATGCGAAACTCTTACGCTCCGCAGTGGATGCAGGGGTAAAGGTTTTACCCTGTCGCTTTGAAGTTACTCCCCAAGGGATTCGCTATCTGGGATTAGCAGATTTTATATATTAG
- a CDS encoding (Fe-S)-binding protein has translation MQTSENLVNNSLESSSFNFQKQLEEVKGFDPKNPPKQELIDSCVHCGFCLSTCPSYRVIGKEMDSPRGRIYLMNGINKGQAALDETTTQHFDTCLGCLACVSTCPSGVKYDQLIATTRPQVERNQPRSLQDKLIRTLIFNLFPYPARLKLLLPLLWVYQKLGLQKLVRATGLLKKFFPRLAAMESILPEITAQSFTQNYPDVIPAQGEKRYRVGMVLGCVQRLFFSPVNEATVRVLTANGCEVVIPKTQGCCAALPAHQGQEKQAQALARQMIESFAGTGVDYVIINAAGCGHTLKEYGHILADDPEYKEKGEAFSDQVKDVQEFLAEVGVTAPLQPLTKGDLTIVYQDACHLLHGQKISVQPRQVLQNIPGVRLKEPIDAALCCGSAGVYNMLQPEVAEELGQQKVTNLLNTGATLIASPNPGCSLQIKKHLELQGKQVPLMHPIELLDCAIRGEKLKL, from the coding sequence ATGCAAACCTCAGAAAATTTAGTTAATAATTCTCTAGAATCGAGCAGTTTTAATTTTCAAAAACAATTAGAAGAAGTTAAAGGGTTTGATCCGAAAAATCCTCCAAAACAAGAATTAATTGATAGTTGTGTTCACTGCGGCTTTTGTTTATCCACTTGTCCGAGTTATCGCGTGATCGGAAAAGAGATGGATTCACCTAGAGGGAGAATTTATCTCATGAATGGTATTAATAAAGGACAAGCGGCTTTAGATGAAACCACGACTCAACATTTTGATACTTGTTTAGGCTGTTTAGCTTGTGTTTCCACTTGTCCGTCAGGGGTAAAATATGATCAATTAATTGCCACTACCCGTCCCCAAGTGGAACGAAATCAACCCCGAAGTTTACAAGATAAGTTAATTAGAACCTTAATTTTTAATCTGTTTCCTTATCCTGCCAGATTAAAGTTATTACTTCCTCTTTTGTGGGTTTACCAAAAGTTAGGCTTACAAAAATTAGTTCGGGCGACAGGGTTATTGAAAAAATTCTTTCCTCGCCTAGCCGCTATGGAGTCTATATTACCCGAAATAACGGCCCAATCATTTACTCAAAATTATCCCGATGTTATCCCTGCCCAAGGTGAGAAACGTTATCGAGTGGGAATGGTTTTAGGTTGTGTTCAGCGTCTATTTTTCTCGCCCGTTAATGAGGCAACCGTCAGGGTTTTAACGGCTAATGGATGTGAGGTGGTTATCCCAAAAACTCAGGGATGTTGTGCCGCTTTACCCGCCCACCAAGGACAAGAAAAACAGGCTCAAGCTTTAGCAAGACAAATGATAGAGAGTTTTGCCGGTACGGGGGTGGATTATGTGATTATTAATGCGGCTGGATGTGGTCATACTTTAAAAGAATATGGACATATTTTAGCCGATGACCCTGAGTATAAGGAAAAAGGTGAAGCGTTTTCGGATCAGGTTAAAGATGTTCAAGAGTTTTTGGCAGAAGTGGGAGTTACAGCGCCGCTTCAACCCTTAACAAAAGGTGATTTAACCATCGTTTATCAAGATGCTTGTCATTTGTTACATGGGCAAAAAATTAGTGTACAACCCCGTCAAGTGTTGCAGAATATCCCCGGAGTGAGGTTGAAAGAACCCATAGATGCGGCTTTGTGTTGCGGCAGTGCCGGAGTTTATAATATGTTGCAGCCGGAGGTAGCTGAAGAGTTAGGACAGCAAAAAGTGACGAATTTATTGAATACGGGTGCGACGTTAATTGCTTCTCCTAACCCGGGTTGTTCTTTGCAGATTAAAAAGCATTTAGAATTGCAGGGTAAACAGGTTCCTTTGATGCACCCGATAGAGTTGTTAGATTGTGCAATTCGTGGGGAGAAATTGAAATTATAG
- a CDS encoding Ycf66 family protein — protein sequence MLPYILAIAIAVYSLILFSQAFFSPVIHRKDDFLWSGIGLFYALVLWLCAGLITGAVLLGQSAAVILIISFGWQIAKLRRAIAYPDQPVAEFSVVQWVQNRLGSPKAKKASPAPTPQETPQATPSPAAETFIPPENEAALASPSLSVTEDSTTETVAQEILETVTAENIETPVTVEPETEEEVFVVAQVEQPQPIPEETPKTLSEFPKKATVEDTTPAPTPPKTKQKKGFSWKNLFGFGKKPTAQPKPASKIQAIAQSEPEIEFDEPSNTTEPLEKTPSPSPLKDQPTPTAATPENSAEDEFETYVPDNHEETVIEAYRSPEEVTEETTDYVFEPFVADTTAETVIENQPELAKSEAEVNQPTPSPQEKVTPIVADTAAETVVENQPELAKSEAEVSEPTASFEEKVTPTQPVESKEIEPLTDKKESEVKEEKSDKTE from the coding sequence ATGTTGCCCTACATTCTAGCGATCGCCATTGCTGTCTACAGTTTAATCCTTTTCAGTCAGGCTTTTTTTTCCCCAGTTATTCATCGTAAAGATGATTTTTTGTGGAGTGGCATCGGTTTATTTTATGCTCTAGTTCTGTGGTTGTGTGCCGGACTCATCACTGGCGCAGTTTTGTTAGGACAAAGTGCGGCTGTAATTCTGATCATCTCCTTCGGATGGCAAATCGCCAAATTAAGACGAGCGATCGCATATCCTGATCAACCCGTTGCAGAATTCTCCGTCGTGCAATGGGTGCAAAACCGCCTAGGTTCCCCTAAAGCGAAAAAAGCCTCGCCTGCACCTACTCCCCAAGAAACCCCTCAAGCTACCCCCTCACCGGCGGCAGAAACTTTTATTCCCCCTGAAAATGAGGCAGCACTCGCTTCACCCTCTCTAAGCGTTACAGAAGATTCTACAACTGAAACCGTTGCTCAAGAAATTCTCGAAACAGTAACAGCAGAAAACATAGAAACACCCGTTACGGTAGAACCCGAAACCGAAGAAGAGGTTTTTGTTGTGGCGCAAGTGGAACAACCTCAACCTATCCCTGAAGAAACCCCGAAAACGTTGAGCGAATTTCCCAAAAAAGCTACTGTAGAAGATACAACTCCCGCTCCAACTCCACCTAAAACTAAACAAAAGAAAGGGTTCTCATGGAAAAACCTATTCGGTTTCGGCAAAAAGCCTACTGCTCAACCTAAACCGGCAAGCAAAATTCAGGCGATCGCTCAATCTGAACCGGAAATTGAATTTGACGAACCCTCCAATACAACCGAACCTCTGGAAAAAACCCCTTCTCCCTCTCCATTAAAAGATCAACCGACTCCAACAGCCGCCACTCCCGAAAATTCAGCCGAGGATGAATTTGAAACTTATGTTCCTGATAATCACGAGGAAACGGTTATAGAAGCTTATCGATCACCTGAAGAAGTTACCGAAGAAACCACAGATTATGTATTTGAACCGTTTGTTGCTGATACAACCGCAGAAACGGTGATTGAAAATCAGCCTGAGTTAGCTAAATCTGAAGCTGAAGTGAATCAACCAACTCCCTCTCCCCAAGAGAAAGTTACTCCCATTGTTGCTGATACTGCCGCAGAAACGGTGGTTGAAAATCAACCTGAGTTAGCTAAATCTGAAGCTGAAGTCAGTGAACCCACTGCTTCTTTTGAAGAGAAAGTTACTCCCACTCAACCGGTTGAATCTAAAGAAATTGAGCCGCTAACTGATAAAAAAGAGTCAGAGGTAAAAGAGGAAAAATCCGATAAAACTGAGTAA
- a CDS encoding DUF3493 domain-containing protein, translating into MSNNRPSKTNSRPKLDPEKLARLKAEASAPYKGFRIFFYFAFGASGLIGAVVFLAKLAAGANVTEALPNFALQVGLVALMIWLFRLEQKSK; encoded by the coding sequence ATGAGCAACAACCGCCCCTCTAAGACAAACTCTCGCCCTAAGCTTGATCCAGAAAAATTAGCGCGGCTCAAAGCCGAAGCGAGTGCCCCCTATAAAGGTTTTAGAATCTTCTTCTATTTCGCCTTTGGGGCTTCTGGATTGATCGGTGCTGTGGTATTTCTAGCCAAATTAGCGGCAGGCGCAAATGTAACCGAGGCTTTGCCTAATTTCGCCTTACAGGTGGGTCTTGTGGCTTTGATGATCTGGCTGTTTCGCTTAGAACAAAAAAGCAAATAA
- a CDS encoding DUF488 family protein — METRKILIATKTYPSISRKYRETVCTAGILLDDQDNPLQWIRIYPIRYRELEFDKRYPRWSIIRAKIERNDSGTNIWISPDPEKANQVLKNIAKKAKGKTVLLLCAEMDCKRCHRVEVANQLQNLIHHQIKHLT; from the coding sequence ATGGAAACAAGAAAAATATTAATCGCTACTAAAACTTACCCGTCTATTAGTAGAAAGTATAGAGAAACGGTCTGTACAGCAGGGATATTGCTGGATGACCAAGATAATCCTTTACAATGGATTAGAATTTATCCTATTAGATATCGTGAGCTAGAGTTTGATAAAAGATATCCACGATGGTCAATTATAAGAGCTAAAATTGAAAGAAATGATTCAGGCACAAATATATGGATTTCTCCTGATCCTGAAAAAGCCAATCAGGTTTTAAAAAATATTGCTAAAAAAGCGAAGGGGAAAACGGTATTATTACTTTGTGCTGAAATGGATTGTAAACGCTGTCATCGCGTTGAAGTAGCCAATCAATTACAAAACTTAATTCACCATCAAATAAAACATTTAACCTAA
- a CDS encoding FAD-binding oxidoreductase: protein MTTANTEDAAKQIAAKLETLLDSQTEIIPWEQVDYHWKQKIESAIASDTPPSYLIYPHTQETLAQIIQTANEQRWAVLPCGSGSKLNWGGLVKNPQLVISTARLNRIIEQATGDLTVTVEAGVKLADLQQTLKQHNQFLPVDPAYPEAATLGGIVATSDTGNWRQGYGGVKDLVLGLSIVRTDGKIAKAGGRVVKNVAGYDMMRLFSGSYSTLGVICQLTFKVYPLLESSQTVVLTGDANGIEKATATIRMSSLTPTAADVLSSGMVHQLGIGKGIGLILRFQGIPESITQQSNQVKMIGQELGLIDSIYREDEENPLWKRLQELITISQTESSVTAKIGIIPTQMISFIRQLDQLTDEQGLGMINLGSGLGSLLLESEAVLSQLSKLRSLLETGQGFLTVLTAPKPIKQQFEPWGYRGNALDLMRNLKQKFDPNNILSPGRFVGGL from the coding sequence ATGACAACTGCGAACACCGAAGATGCTGCCAAGCAGATCGCCGCTAAACTCGAAACCCTCCTAGACTCCCAAACCGAAATCATCCCCTGGGAACAAGTTGACTATCACTGGAAACAAAAAATAGAAAGTGCTATCGCTTCTGATACACCGCCGAGTTACCTCATCTATCCCCACACCCAAGAAACCCTCGCCCAAATTATTCAAACCGCTAATGAACAGCGATGGGCAGTCTTACCCTGCGGCAGTGGTAGTAAACTAAACTGGGGAGGACTGGTAAAAAATCCTCAACTTGTCATTAGTACCGCAAGACTAAACCGCATTATCGAACAGGCCACAGGCGATCTTACCGTTACCGTAGAAGCCGGCGTAAAACTGGCGGACCTTCAACAAACCCTCAAACAACATAATCAATTTTTACCGGTCGATCCAGCTTACCCCGAAGCGGCAACCCTTGGGGGTATTGTCGCCACCTCTGATACCGGAAACTGGCGGCAAGGGTATGGCGGGGTTAAAGACCTCGTTTTAGGGTTATCTATTGTTCGTACTGATGGGAAAATTGCTAAAGCCGGGGGCAGAGTCGTTAAAAATGTGGCCGGATATGACATGATGCGGCTGTTTAGCGGCTCTTACAGCACATTAGGCGTAATTTGTCAACTAACTTTTAAAGTTTATCCGCTTCTAGAAAGTTCTCAAACAGTGGTGCTGACAGGTGATGCAAATGGAATTGAAAAAGCTACCGCTACTATCCGTATGTCTAGTTTAACTCCCACTGCGGCTGATGTGCTGTCTTCGGGAATGGTTCATCAATTAGGCATAGGAAAAGGCATCGGTTTAATTTTAAGATTTCAAGGCATTCCTGAAAGTATTACCCAACAGTCTAATCAGGTCAAAATGATCGGGCAAGAGTTAGGATTAATAGATAGTATTTATAGGGAAGATGAAGAAAATCCTCTATGGAAACGATTACAAGAATTAATAACCATTAGCCAGACAGAATCATCGGTAACTGCAAAAATAGGAATAATACCCACTCAAATGATCAGTTTTATTCGTCAATTGGATCAGTTAACTGATGAGCAAGGATTAGGGATGATTAATCTGGGCAGTGGTTTGGGGAGTTTACTATTAGAAAGTGAGGCGGTCTTGAGTCAGTTATCTAAGCTGCGATCGCTCCTAGAAACCGGTCAGGGTTTTCTCACGGTTTTGACAGCACCTAAGCCTATTAAACAACAGTTTGAGCCTTGGGGTTATAGGGGTAATGCGTTAGACTTAATGCGTAATTTAAAACAAAAATTTGACCCCAATAATATTTTAAGTCCAGGTCGGTTCGTCGGGGGTTTGTAG